In one window of Drosophila innubila isolate TH190305 chromosome 2L unlocalized genomic scaffold, UK_Dinn_1.0 4_B_2L, whole genome shotgun sequence DNA:
- the LOC117781745 gene encoding putative uncharacterized protein DDB_G0271606, with product MDYENSLNIGGGSTATGAVNVNLIASTNSSAEPEADANMCGGQEVLEVKSKEKSRRYWTPSEEERLYEIWGRDNWHLTRNGKNTIFFGQWSEELRERFSVDVKPEEIQMKVNQTRAKFRSVKKQLQSDPSSYPMRWKKYDIINRILKNIHRPKDAEPVPADVMLNNRDVSPPREEEQQQVQQQQEQQQQQQQQQQQQQQQQQQQQQQQQQQQSVLNLTAEATGNNFYSNNSSNSNNSSIHTNNNNNNTMSFNTELFTDQYDIKREYDDEDYRSMPFQEQLQQYSPAEPAQLLELQTPLQQQQQQQQQQQQQQQFQPDYESSVVNYAGGGASAQPQQHYSNNSNNVGSSSSINHQAITAVAYINSSNNTISVATNNSNGGPMTVPMQPPTVVAASGNAVASTPTPTPRKRGRPYGSSNPPAADSLESQYLEEVRRKNQLLSEQVKISRQRLELEERKVDLMNMFIPKCLEQQAHIIEQMRQLPSMHQQQPQQQPKQSESESQQPPPPPQQ from the exons ATGGACTACGAAAATTCACTGAATATTGGTGGAGGGAGCACGGCGACCGGCGCAGTCAATGTGAACTTGATTGCGAGCACGAACTCGAGCGCAGAGCCTGAAGCGGATGCGAATATGTGCGGGGGACAGGAGGTACTGGAGGTGAAGTCGAAGGAGAAGTCGCGTCGCTATTGGACGCCCAGCGAGGAGGAGCGTCTCTATGAGATCTGGGGTCGGGACAACTGGCATCTGACCCGAAACGGCAAGAACACCATATTCTTTGGCCAGTGGTCGGAGGAGCTGCGCGAACGCTTCTCGGTGGATGTGAAACCTGAGGAAATCCAAATGAAGGTCAACCAGACCAGGGCTAAATTTCG TTCAGTGAAAAAACAGTTGCAGAGCGATCCATCCAGTTATCCCATGCGCTGGAAGAAATATGACATTATCAATCGCATACTCAAGAATATTCACAGGCCCAAAGATGCAGAACCTGTGCCGGCAGATGTGATGCTCAACAATCGCGATGTATCGCCGCCACGcgaggaggagcagcagcaggtccagcaacaacaggagcagcagcagcagcagcagcaacaacagcagcagcagcaacaacaacaacagcagcagcaacaacagcagcaacagcaacagtcagTGCTTAATTTGACAGCAGAGGCAACGGGCAACAACTTTTatagcaacaacagtagcaatagcaacaacagcagcatccataccaataacaacaacaacaacactatgAGCTTCAACACGGAATTGTTTACGGATCAGTACGATATTAAGCGAGAATATGATGATGAGGATTATCGATCGATGCCATTTCaagagcagctgcaacagtaTTCACCAGCGGAACCTGCCCAGCTGCTCGAATTGCAAACTccactgcagcagcaacaacaacaacagcagcagcaacagcagcagcaacaatttcagcCTGACTACGAGTCAAGCGTGGTAAACTATGCCGGAGGAGGTGCATCAGCTCAACCGCAGCAACActacagtaacaacagcaataatgtTGGATCCTCGTCGTCCATTAACCATCAGGCGATCACAGCTGTAGCCTAcataaacagcagcaacaataccaTCAGTGTGGcgacaaacaacagcaatggtGGCCCAATGACGGTGCCAATGCAACCACCAACTGTTGTAGCTGCCAGTGGCAATGCTGTTGCTTcgacaccaacaccaacaccacgGAAACGTGGTCGACCCTATGGTTCAAGCAATCCGCCCGCTGCCGATTCGCTGGAGTCGCAATACCTGGAGGAAGTGCGTCGCAAGAATCAATTGCTGTCGGAGCAAGTGAAAATCTCAAGGCAGCGCTTGGAATTGGAAGAGCGCAAAGTCGACTTAATGAACATGTTCATACCCAAATGCTTGGAGCAGCAGGCTCATATCATAGAGCAAATGAGGCAATTGCCAAGCATGcatcaacagcaaccacaacagcaaccgaAACaatcggagtcggagtcgcagcagccaccgccaccgccacaaCAGTAA
- the LOC117780639 gene encoding uncharacterized protein LOC117780639, whose amino-acid sequence MNYKMSDPENDKQIHKRGPKNMRLRYYSSYEEATIVKLWREYLSQITSYTENLQIFRDIASSLQQHGIRLNKQEVRRRISSYRNKYLIEHGRVENDLKYKSNWRLYQLIDSMFESTKTASTVQTESQLIEQIENHVRNELPSLPRFSRHDCRTMKFTQQPDSCPFVDGQQTMPPIKSELLMPAVIKAEIKENDECDANLQMAAATPNRPPLAPSNRIHEQLSSPFESGSASSGGGRRIRRRSFMPRTGQITLAQIEALRRENDLLAEQRDNSLKELELKEQQYLQLEQTFDIWLHQQEIWLGYLTDRKIK is encoded by the exons ATGAACTACAAAATGAGTGATCCCGAAAATGACAAGCAAATTCACAAGCGCGGACCCAAAAATATGCGGCTACGCTACTACAGTTCGTACGAGGAAGCAACAATTGTGAAACTGTGGCGCGAATATCTCAGCCAAATAACATCGTACACTGAAAACTTGCAAATATTTCGAGACATTGCTTCCAGCCTGCAACAACATGGAATCAGGCTGAACAAGCAAGAAGTTCGACGTCGCATTAGTAGCTACCGCAACAAGTATTT AATCGAACACGGTCGTGTGGAAAACGACTTAAAGTACAAATCGAACTGGCGTCTTTATCAGCTCATTGACAGCATGTTCGAGTCCACAAAGACGGCGTCCACAGTGCAAACAGAGTCCCAGTTGATAGAACAGATCGAGAACCACGTGCGCAACGAGTTGCCCAGTCTTCCACGGTTCAGCCGACACGATTGCCGGACCATGAAGTTCACACAGCAACCGGACAGTTGTCCCTTTGTGGATGGACAGCAGACAATGCCGCCAATTAAATCGGAGCTGCTGATGCCAGCTGTCATCAAGGCTGAGATCAAGGAGAACGACGAGTGCGATGCCAATCTACAAATGGCAGCAGCGACTCCGAATCGTCCCCCATTAGCGCCCTCAAATCGCATTCATGAACAATTGTCCAGTCCGTTTGAAAGTGGATCTGCCTCGTCAGGCGGAGGACGCCGCATTCGTCGGCGTAGCTTCATGCCACGTACTGGGCAGATAACGCTGGCCCAGATTGAGGCACTTCGCAGGGAGAACGATTTGCTGGCGGAGCAGCGCGATAATAGTCTGAAAGAGCTCGAGCTGAAGGAGCAACAGTATCTGCAGCTGGAGCAGACATTCGATATCTGGCTGCACCAGCAGGAAATTTGGTTGGGCTATCTCACTGATCGTAAAATTAAGTAA
- the LOC117780861 gene encoding venom dipeptidyl peptidase 4, producing MHKELHLSALLLLLLVGGLYLANASIIKLPSNVDRVTNGKTPWDLTEAIYGTAGLRGFNGTWITDEEFYYTASDKSIHKYNAASKTDSIFVDSTFLNSYIGATFTLSADNKKILVRHNLTEKFRHSYVAQYDIYDIATNSAIKIHKGEKLQYCGWSPLKDRLAYVYQNNVHIHFNENLEIAITEDGKDGIVYNGVPDWVYEEEVLSSGSALWWSPDGSKLAVGFFDDTKVETFKYFLYGSYSQYPQEEELKYPKTGTPNPIVYLRVYDLSNDDPIMMRINAPLDIVSNDHILQNVVWSNNTHILITWMNRRQNLASLQSCSHDGNCVEVTRIEEPKGWVSMSTPKCFNNGLNCIFAYFIDNWYQVWNLNLQTGVNSWKSRGKFTVLNVYGYDEVNDKLYYQATQLGDPALYNVYSNDVCLSCELYDVDNVECLSASASFSKSFSFYTLSCNGPNPIYTQIYESATYKKVIDWELNTAYRTVLKSKLRPSYRFINVALADGSTGIAKLALPPNFDESKKYPLIVVVYGGPNSVRITKSFTVGYEAFVTTTRDVIYAYIDGRGTGNKGKDLLFSVNNDLGDHEVEDQLHVTKWMQDYLGYIDRNRTGIWGWSYGGYMTAKTIEKDNEHIFQCGVSVAPVTSWIYYDTIYTERYMGLPTDEDNLQKYKDSNVFQNLDSFKTHDFLLIHGSGDDNVHYQNSLLFAKLLQRADILFEEQTYTDENHSIGNALPHLYNTMDHFWTKCLNLNITEY from the exons ATGCATAAAGAATTGCATTTAAgtgcgctgctgttgctgctgctggtcgGTGGCCTTTACCTAGCAAACGCCTCGATCATCAAATTGCCATCAAATGTCGATCGTGTGACAAATGGCAAAACACCCTGGGACCTAACGGAGGCCATTTATGGCACCGCGGGGCTTCGAGGCTTCAACGGCACCTGGATAACAG ATGAGGAATTCTATTACACTGCCAGCGATAAATCCATTCACAAATACAATGCGGCGAGCAAGACTGACAGCATTTTTGTGGACTCCACATTTCTG AACTCCTACATTGGTGCCACATTCACACTCTCCGCGGATAATAAGAAAATTCTGGTGCGTCACAATTTGACTGAGAAGTTCCGTCACTCGTATGTGGCTCAGTATGATATTTACGATATTGCTACGAATTCGGCCATCAAGATTCATAAAGGAGAGAAGTTGCAGTATTGTGGTTGGTCGCCGCTTAAGGATCGATTGGCGTATGTGTATCAGAATAATGTGCACATACATTTCAATGAGAATTTGGAGATTGCCATTACGGAGGATGGCAAAGATGGTATTGTGTATAATGGTGTGCCCGATTGGGTCTATGAGGAGGAGGTGCTGAGCAGTGGCAGCGCCCTCTGGTGGTCACCAGATGGAAGCAAACTTGCTGTGGGTTTCTTCGATGACACCAAAGTGGAAACCTTCAAGTATTTCCTTTATGGCTCCTACTCTCAGTATCCTCAAGAAGAGGAACTTAAGTATCCCAAAACAGGAACACCCAACCCAATTGTCTATCTGCGTGTCTACGATCTGAGCAATGATGATCCGATCATGATGCGCATTAATGCTCCTCTCGATATTGTGAGCAACGATCACATTTTACAAAATGTGGTTTGGTCGAATAACACACATATCCTCATTACCTGGATGAATCGACGTCAGAATCTCGCCTCACTGCAAAGCTGCAGCCATGACGGTAACTGTGTCGAGGTGACCCGCATTGAGGAACCCAAAGGTTGGGTTTCCATGAGCACACCCAAGTGCTTTAACAATGGCCTCAATTGCATCTTTGCGTACTTTATCGATAACTGGTATCAAGTGTGGAATCTCAATCTGCAAACGGGCGTGAACAGCTGGAAATCGCGTGGAAAGTTCACAGTTCTCAATGTCTACGGTTATGATGAGGTCAATGATAAGCt TTACTACCAGGCCACTCAACTGGGTGATCCGGCTCTCTATAATGTGTATAGCAACGATGTCTGTCTTAGCTGTGAGCTTTACGATGTTGATAATGTCGAATGTCTAAGTGCGAGCGCTTCGTTCAGCAAATCTTTCTCCTTCTACACACTTTCGTGCAATGGACCCAATCCGATCTACACACAAATCTACGAGTCCGCTACATATAAGAAGGTGATTGATTGGGAGCTAAATACCGCTTATAGGACTGTGTTAAAGTCAAAGTTGCGTCCCAGTTATCGATTCATCAACGTTGCCCTGGCCGATGGCAGCACGGGCATTGCCAAATTGGCACTGCCTCCAAATTTTGATGAATCTAAAAAGTATCCATTGATTGTCGTCGTCTATGGTGGACCCAATTCAGTGCGCATTACGAAATCCTTTACCGTGGGCTATGAGGCTTTTGTCACAACCACGAGGGATGTCATCTATGCTTACATTGACGGACGCGGCACGGGTAACAAGGGCAAGGATCTGTTGTTCTCTGTAAACAACGACTTGGGCGATCACGAGGTTGAGGATCAGCTACATGTCACCAAGTGGATGCAAGATTATTTAGGCTATATAGACCGCAATCGAACTGGCATTTGGGGCTGGAGTTATGGTGGTTACATGACTGCCAAGACCATCGAAAAGGACAATGAACACATCTTCCAGTGTGGAGTCTCTGTGGCACCAGTAACTTCCTGGATATACTATG ATACTATCTACACGGAACGTTACATGGGTCTGCCCACGGATGAGGACAATCTGCAAAAATATAAGGATAGCaatgtatttcaaaatttggacaGTTTCAAAACCCATGATTTCTTGCTAATCCATGGCTCTGGCGATGACAATGTGCACTATCAAAACTCGCTGCTCTTTGCCAAGCTGCTCCAAAGAGCTGACATACTTTTTGAAGAGCAG ACCTACACTGATGAGAATCACAGCATTGGCAATGCTCTGCCACATTTGTATAATACCATGGATCATTTCTGGACCAAGTgccttaacttaaatattactGAATATTAA
- the LOC117781283 gene encoding plexin domain-containing protein 2-like — translation MARIWTFLILLPNIYCLIWAAAAKGKCNPECADYDQTSSQISYNNVVLSDSEGYLVKRQRRDVIKKSDEKNTFYNIEKYVDKAETIRLWTEWNKMSLEEVFNDGYHKAKTLELPFDFPFFGQNIRKVTVTTGGFMYTVKQVHSGLAAIQYIAPLMANFKVDKSQDSRIFVVGNGTAFTVVWQNLVIKNGTMSKAFTFTATVQQNGEILFVYYNVPLRIDALDNSTHPVKVGLFDAYIFNSVFSGRTTIYEYTRSQIEQNAIIDGAVVRLKP, via the exons aTGGCCAGGATCTGGACCTTTTTGATATTACTTCCAAATATATACTGTTTGATATGGGCAGCGGCGGCTAAAGGCAAGTGTAATCCAGAAT GCGCAGACTATGATCAGACCTCCTCTCAGATCTCCTACAACAATGTCGTACTATCAGACAGTGAAGGTTATCTAGTGAAACGCCAGAGGCGAGATGTAATTAAGAAATCGGATGAAAAGAATACATTTTACAACATAGAAAAATATGTGGATAAAGCGGAAACAATCCGGCTGTGGACAGAATGGAATAAAATGTCACTCGAAGAAGTATTTAACGATGGATATCATAAGGCTAAGACTTTGGAGCTGCCATTTGATTTTCCATTCTTTGGACAAAATATTCGTAAGGTCACTGTGACCACGGGAGGATTTATGTACACAGTAAAACAAGTACACTCGGGGTTGGCAGCAATACAGTATATTGCACCGCTTATGGCCAATTTTAAAGTAGATAAGTCACAAGATTCTCGTATATTCGTGGTAGGAAATG GTACCGCATTTACAGTTGTTTGGCAGAACCTCGTCATAAAAAATGGTACTATGTCTAAGGCATTCACATTTACTGCGACGGTGCAACAGAATGGCGAGATTCTGTTTGTCTACTACAATGTGCCTCTGAGAATCGATGCTCTTGATAATAGCACACATCCCGTCAAAGTGGGTCTCTTTGATGCCTACATATTTAATTCTGTGTTCTCCGGCAGGACGACAATTTACGAGTATACTCGTAGTCAAATTGagcaaaatgcaattattgaTGGAGCAGTTGTACGATTAAAACCATAG